DNA from Triticum aestivum cultivar Chinese Spring chromosome 7D, IWGSC CS RefSeq v2.1, whole genome shotgun sequence:
ACAGGGACACCGCGACTTGTAATGGATTCAAATGAGCATCGAGATGGTAAACAAACATTGCTATGCCAAAAACCATCAGGATCAAGAGCACAAAGGATAAAAAAATCGAGATTTGCTGCTACATTAAGACTTACTATTGCAAACTCATACTGTAAGTACTGCATTTTTGCTGCTGGCTGCAAATGGTTGCTTATAGAAAGTTCAACAGATATCACACATAATGAATTTGCTAAAATGCCATGGGCTAGCTTATGCTGCGGTACCTAATTCAGTAATGGACCCATACATAAGTAAATGGTCAGACTACATGCATATTAGCTATTTACTGAAGCAGGGACTCAAATAAGTGGAAATAAAGTCTCGCTTAATTgaagagcagcaaatgatttgtctACAAGAGAAAAAAGAAACTTCAGCTATATGAAAGAAGCTAGATAGGCCTCATCTATAACATCCAATTTTCCTTTTCAATATGAAGATTAGTCTTACTTCTGTGCCTGTGTACATGATGCTCTGTAAACAATAAAATTGATATTCAATCGTAGAAAACCCATTTTCTCTTGAAAAGAGTATGCCAATAAACTGATCACATGCACATAATCAGTCTGATCAACTGAGACATAACTAACCGGACTAAATTAACATAGGTCAAGGGTGTTTACATGATAAAGGAAGAAGTCCGTTAAAAATGAACTTCAAATTCTCATCATTCTTAGATTTCCGATGACCAGAAAAAAGTTTTCAATAAACACAAGACCAGTTGTCAGCACAAAGCACACGCATATACAGTATAGAAGAAATCAAATTCGAAGTTACACGCCAACAACTTGAAGTTTCATGATGGCCAACTGGCCACACTGGTGGAGCATGCAACAGTATGTGTTAACTCCGCTAGTGTAACATAGGCAACAGACAACAAAACACCACCAAAACTTTTTTATCTTCAGTACTTCAGAAGGGATTGAAAACACAACCTTCCGGTTTATCAATATGATGTTTGACAATCATCAAGACCAACCAACAACATAAAAGCAGAGGTAGTTGCTGTTTCCATTTTTCTCCTAATATAGCACCAGATGACGATGACACTAGAAATGGTGTCAGGGCACACAAAATGAGATAGTAGGACGCAACAGACAGTATTAACAGCAGGCACATATGTtttagaaaattcaaaaaatacaCAAACAAAAGAAGTATAGGTTGACCGAAAAATGGTGATCTGAACTGCAGCAGCTTTCACTACGCCTCCAGGCAGGCACAAGTTCAATTCTGCTCGTACCCATCACAACTAAAAGGGAAACACCATAATAAAAGTATCATAACTTCCCAATGTTCGTGTGAAGCAACACATGCAACCGTAAATTAAGTACACACAGAGCCACAGATACAAAATTTACCAAGACAGAGCCACACTCAGgcagctgcgcacacatgcataggCGACAAACCAACAAAGCAAGGGCAGGCAGCTGCACACACATGCATAGGCGACAAATCAACAAAGCAAGGGCTCCAAGAATTACCGATGGCCTGGAACTCAGCTGCTTTTCATGGTAGTATCAGCACACCAGCCCAACACCAATGTCTGGAACATGGAAATCAGCACAGTTAATAAGTTTTATTGACACTACAAGATGCAAATGCATTATTTTACAGTCTTACCTTGTAAGTTTAGTGGTGACTCTTTCTTACTGCATAGCAGCAGCATTGGATCCATCGTTGGGTACTCTGCTTCAGATTCTGCAACTCTTTCGTCTACAAGTTTATCGAATAATTCTCTGTTTTCTGAATATAGCTCCAGTTGTGCGGTGCTCATCTATATTTAAGAAAAGTATTAGCTAACAATTCAACATAAAGGTTGTTTATTTCATAGATTTTAGTCAACCTTTTTCACTGTCCGCTAATCGCGGGTGCTTTTagagtaataaataaataaatagaaagaGACAAATTTAATGTGGTAATGACTGTGCGCAACTCTTAAACATCAAAGAGAATAGAAGGGAGGGAGTACCTTACTGTCCTTAACACATCCTTTAGTCATTTTACAGTACACACCCTCATCATGGACTTGGTTTGCATCTGCAGTCGCCTGTCGCAAAGCACTCACTGTTAGTGTTAACTTAACCACTTCCTCTTGATGTCCTTCCTTTTTCTTCAAATTCAGATGCATTGTACACAAGTCTATGTGTCCGTCTGTGTAGATGGGAAACTCTCCTTCGATGACCTGGACATTTGAGGACAATGAAGTTGCTCGCAGTAGCACTTGAGCAACACGGGGAATATCTGTTGCATAATTTAAGGCAAGGTTCACCCCTCCCACAACAACCACACCTATAGAAGCTTGAAGCACATCTGGTAGGGTTCGTGTTTGGCCATCTTGTACATGCAGAACATTATCCAGATATTCATCACTTTTTATGAATATGATATGATTGAGCACATCCTTGGGATCATTTGTCCAGCATGGAACTTTATAGAACTCTTCATTTTTTACCTTTTTCTGTTCATTTACATCCCAAACCTTGGTTGAAATGTGAAGATATCTCAGGATTAGCTTTGATATCTTTGCCCAGCTACGGATGTATCCATTTCCCAGATCTGTCAACTCTTGCTTCCTTGCACCCAGCTTTGGATCGAGCGATTTCAGAACAATTAAGCAGATGAAGTTGTTCTTTATGCTCTCAGCAGTGTGTATTATCAGTGCCGCCATTGCACGCAGAGACTGGACAGAAGACTTGGTTGGATCAAAATGAGATAGCTGATCAAGCATATCTTTTAGAGCAGGATAGCCCACTTCGAAGTTTTCAAGTGGAGGGCCTTCACGTAGTAGTGTGGGATACCCTCCTCCATGGGAAAGTAAAATTGACCCTTTGATATACTTCTTTGTTTCATGtccctgcttcttctccttgaactcATACACCTGTCCATCTGTAGTTTCGAATCCTCTCACCCACATATGCCTTCCTTCAATGATCGCCCTGACAGTCCTTTCACCATCAGTAAATGCAACCGTGAAAACAGCTAACTCATCTGGGGTGAGATGAAACTTCCTCTTGCCCTTCACGAGGGTCTTAAACTTCCTTTTGAGACGTTTCCGTAGGCGCTCCATCTGGCTTGCGTAGGAGCGGTGCATTTCTGAAAAGGAATTTTCGCTGCTCAGCTTCAAGTTGATAGTCATCAAAGGAGGCCCGTCTGGCACATCATAAATGCCATCCGCTTGCTGAGCCATTTGAAACAAGTATTTCCAGGACCTTCACACTGAAGTAAGTGCACTGCCCTACTGCAATAAACACATGAATCATGCAAAAAGGCATTAAAGTTTAAAGTTCATCAAGGCATCAGCAGAAACTTATAAACGGCATTCATGTTTGCATGTCAAATGAGAAAGATTATCGGGTTATCACACCTATTGAACTGCAACATATACATGTCAACAACTCAGATTATCAGGTTACAACATTCAAGAAAAAGGACCTTGGTACTGCCTTGCACAATTAGCAGATTGATCACAAAATAAGCTACGAAGAGGATCACCGAAACTACACTCTACACATGTCTCCAACAACTAAACCATTCGAGAAGTGGACAGCGTGCAACCTTTGCTGTACTAGCAGTAACAAATCACAAATAAGCTGTGGACAGAACTACAGAACTCAACTACTCACCAATCGTCATAGGGAACGAGTATGAACAAAATACACACAAAATCAGGTTGCTTCatatcatacaaaaaaataaacaGGACAGGCTTGCAAAATTTGTGCATTGGTGCTGCTATGTGTGAACTCATCACATATCATTTCTGTAGTCACAGATTATGCACAATCGAAAGGAAAACAATTAGCACCAAATCAGGAAGGCGCCCATCAAGGGGCAAGTGGATTAGCAAGAGAGATTTGCGGTACCTCGATCTGGGAGAGGCCTCAGTGGGACGCACGGCGGCGAGGCAAGGGGGGGCGCAGGGAGAGCCAGCGATGAGCGAGTTCGGCAGGGGCGCTTGATCTCGCAGTAGGGGCAGTTCAGACGAGGGGCGAGGGCTCCGTCTCGGCCAACCCTTGCCGCAATGCCGGCGCCGCCCTGACCTGCAAACCCTAGCGGCCGTGAGTGGTGGGGAAACAATAGGACAATCAAAAACCTCAAACGGGTTGGATGTGGATCCGAGATGCGGAACCTACCGGGAGTCGCGGGAAGGAGGCAGCGCCGGGAGGTGCGGCCGTGCCGGcgtccggcggcgcgcggcggctccTCGCCCTGACCCAGCTACTACGTCCCCTGCAGCCGCGATGGAGACGAGGCGTTCCCGTGTCTCATCTCATCTGGCCACCTATGCCTCGCTCTTTAGCGAGCGAGTGCTAAGGCCGCGTCGCGCGCAGCGTgccccacctgggccggcccaagATAGCCAGCGATTCTGCAACCCATTTTCCTTCCATTCCTAATTCTTAgtgctataaattcccaaatatttcaaaATCCCCGGAGCGAGACCCGAAACAAttcttccgccgccgcaagcctctgttcttcctcgatcccatctggagaccttttttgatactctgccggagggggaattgatcacagagaccttcttcatcaaccttgttgccttCATGATGATGTGTGTGAGTAGTTCCTCACAGGACCTAAGAGTCCATAGCGGTAGCTAGatggctctttctctctctctctgatcttcaatacaatgttctctttggagatcgattcgatgtaatcttttgtggtgcgttttgttgggatccgatgaattgtgggtttatgatcagattgttcattgaaagtaattgagttatttataaaatttgttatagctttgtatttctctctgatctgtCTATTTAGTTTCATCAACTAGATTAATTTATCTTTAGCGAGAGAGGTGCTTTgtggtaggttcaatcttgcggtgtcatcaCTTTGTGACAGGAGGagtagcgagacacgtatttgtattattgttgctactaagggtaaaccGACGGGGTTTGATCGTATTGATTGGTTTTATCTTGTCAACATTATGTTATCATGCTTCAcgcattactctgtttgttatgaacttaatacgtaGAGAGGCAAATATAAAAGCGctctcgaagtggagtaatagtagtaaatgtagAATCGATTCGGTCTATTTGTCACGGACGTAATGCCCTATGTACTGATCATGCCATTAATAACaccataactatgcacttttctatcaattgtccagcagtaatttgtgtacccaccattgctatgttcttgagagatgcctctagtgaaagctatggtcCCGGAGTtagatgagtgatatttttacactcgtTCACCCTTTATTTAAACCGACATCTTTCATTAAAACCGAGGTATTTTCTCCGGTATTgttactaatgactaatgaatgcaaaggattccacaaatcTTGTTTTTGATGTGTTTCCATAGGAAATGGGCTAAAAGGGAAGAAATCACATGTGAACATGAAAATGAGTGGAAATGGAGATTGAAGAAATCATTAGGAGGCGCACCAGTGAAGCACAGCACAAAATACGACGTTCCATACGACCGCGAGCGCTCGCACGAGTGGGGtctgtaggaacgaagtatgtctaccggggggtgaatgggagttttaaattttcttcagAAAACTCAAAACTCTCCGAACCCAGCaacagaaacaaaagaaaaccaaaCTATAGCGAGCTAAAACTAAGTACCTAATCGAAACTAAACATGCATCGAAACAAATTACATGATGGAAAACGTATCGAATGGAAACATGAGTAATAGAGATAACCAGTGGTGCTTGATGGCGACACGGAATTTGTTCGACCAGTTTGTCCTTCTACACAgtactacgtctggttggaggggttgtgacttaacacggaagataaactctcttcaccctattctcctcgacaatcgattcgtcaaccgatgccgattactcgtggtagatacttgaaggcgatatccgaacctttacagacttcttcttcaAGAACCACAATCATTcctggtctctgaagaaattgacacctaaccgtctagagagtttgcagctctcaagagtaataggcggagcgtactAGACTTAGATTCGAGTaatgctgaaccactatctaattctttggctctaggggttttctctcgatggattttaaactcaaatcgctcggagagtgggttgctcaacaatcttctcagtatcaaacggagcagccactggacaaagccagcgcggggtggctatttatagccgcagccttcccagatgggaaatgaccattttggacatgcggtccagccaatggccaactgaCACGTTCACAACGGTCGGATTTTGGAGCAACGATAACAtcacttgaggaacaagtaatgctaactcctcagtctgagacctctcgcagcgaagaagatcacagtctcttgctggcaagtatttgctcggaacacaaagaAATTTCTCTTacaactttcataggatttgggtttagcatcagagaatcaaagtttcgaacgctacacccctcttaatagtacggtggtcctatgactcgaCAGAAAGAAGAAGAACGAAACAAATGCTACATCTTCACTTCGTCTTCATTCTCCTCGGACGCAGTCATTTTCTTCAGACAAACTCCGAACCAATTGCTTCACTTAAAtaatttttaggggtcactcttgttaacATCATCTTAGGTGATAACCTTTGCTGCAACGCAGGGAGATTCTCTTCGTCGTTTGCATCAAACTCCTCGATATCTCAGaacctgttactctgtgtgcactagaaAACATATAAGTCtcatactgtttatgtcaacaaactccaaaacataagggggcTATCATTGCACCAACGATCTCCTCCTTTTTGGACTATTGTTCACAAAACAGATAATCATCAAAGTGAACATAGATAAGTGAAATGTAAATCAAACAAGAGTGAATTTGTGTTACTTGGCTCGATGATGAAATATACTCCCCCTAGATGTATGAAGGTTAATAGATATGAGATAAAAAAATCTTGCAATTCATTGAATAATAATAAAGAGGAGATTTCAATCATTCGAGGTAATGATTTGCATTGATGATTCCACctctcgtgttctttatttggcacgatcttgatgtaccatgagctttctTAAtaaagttggatcatatggtgtttctccctctttGTCTGGTTGTGATGAATTtggtttttacctttgaggtttcactattatcggattgaatactctTATGGATTTGacaatacttgatgtatgtcttgcatgtggatacccgtggTGTTAATgaggtgttctattgattcacttgatatatgttttggcaatcaacttgcggattcccgtgatgacattggggtaatctaggcatagaggttgatgcacgttttcgtcctactttctctggtagaaatcttggggctctcttcaaagttctttgtgttgaattgaatattatgaatctgaagttgtttgatgcatatcgaataatcaactcacggatacttgtggtgacattggagtacctaggtgacattagagttggttgatgtgtatcatatggtgttattttacaacaaactctaggggctatttgtgacacttataggaatagctcaatagattgatcggaaaggataactttgaggtggcttcgtaccctacaaaccATTTCCTCTTATGTGCTCTGCTTGATAagaattttggagtgattctttatcgcgcgttgagggattgttatatggttcaattatgttagcaccgttgagagattgcattagtgaaagtatttgaaccctaggccttatttctaaGCATTGTAATACTGATCATGCTCCGTTttgtcacttgctaccttgctgtttttatattttcatattacaaaaacctatatctactatccatactaaacttctatcaccatctcttcgccgaactagtgcaactatacaatttgccattgtattaggtgtgtttgggacacaagagatttcttgtatttgattgcaagttatgagagagaccatcttcatcctacacctccaacggattgataaaccttaggtcatccacttgaggcaatttagtgttgtcctacaaaactctgcacttggagcactagtagaaaacagggcattggttcggccctcgtaataccattaatcccggttcgctcacgaaccgggaccaaaggaggcaactgtcccagttcgtgagcccagggggccggccgggccacgtgggccattggtcccggttcgtctggaccttttggtcccggttccacgcacgaaccgggaccaatgcgcctcgcccctggcctatgaccattagtcccggtttgtgccacaaaccgggactaaagggttggtcctcgttcggtcagagtttagtcccacctcgccaaccgaagggcgctcacaccggtttataagcccgtccctctctgccttgttgagctcctctcaaaatgaaaatagatgcccttatacaaggaatttgacctaaattcagagtgaatttctctgaaattcatagaaatttattatgaatttaggttgaattctctctataggcgcatctatgctcatttttttatgttggggttggcgatctttacagactttttgtgtgttgaatatgcaccattcaaaatcagtctctgctttgaatggttcattttgaacacacaaaaagtctggagttcaaataagttcaagaaaatgaaatccctttgtaacagatgagttttcgtccgaaaccctgatacttcgaaagagattgtccattttgttcacgaagtgcatccagcttttgacgtaaccctctcaactttttagcacatgctatgtgggtgaaatgatgataccatgccaactttcaaccttttcagagctcatttgtagggcttttcaatttcagggtcatttagctcaaaacaatccgtcactgcatgaaaaataacaaatgaagtcagaaaggattgaaaattgatgatgtggctttgaatggtgcattttgaacacacaaaaagtctggagttcaaataagttcaagaaaatgaaatccctttgtaacagatgagttttcgtccaaaaccctgatacttcgaaagagattgtccattttgttcacgaagtgcatccagcttttgacgtaaccctctcaactttttagcacatgctatgtgggtgaaatgatgataccatgccaactttcaacctttttagagctcatttgtagggcttttcaatttcagggtcatttagctcaaaacaattcgtaaatgaagtcagaaagggttgaaaattgatgatgtggctttgaatggtgcattttgaacacacaaaaagtctggagttcaaataagttcaagaaaatgaaatccctttgtaacagatgagttttcgtcccttcaaagtcaaggctgacccaagcatcctgataaacgatgaagattatccattgttacggcgcaataagcaaatgacacaagcgaagaaaaagtgaagactttctcccgcaactattatgatgataccatgccaactttctaacagacgagtatgataccattgtccgttttgtacatgaagtgcatccagtttttgacgtaaccctctcaactttcttgcacatgctatgtggatgaaatgatgatatcatgccaactttcaaccttttcagagttcatttgaaatgcttttcaattttagggtcttatagctcaaaataatcagtaaatgcatgaaaaatggtgcatgaaaaataacaaataaaataaataagtaattaaaacaaaataatataaacttcaataaaatatataagtagaaacaaaataaaataaactttaataaaatttatgaaactaaaattaacaaa
Protein-coding regions in this window:
- the LOC123164138 gene encoding uncharacterized protein — translated: MAQQADGIYDVPDGPPLMTINLKLSSENSFSEMHRSYASQMERLRKRLKRKFKTLVKGKRKFHLTPDELAVFTVAFTDGERTVRAIIEGRHMWVRGFETTDGQVYEFKEKKQGHETKKYIKGSILLSHGGGYPTLLREGPPLENFEVGYPALKDMLDQLSHFDPTKSSVQSLRAMAALIIHTAESIKNNFICLIVLKSLDPKLGARKQELTDLGNGYIRSWAKISKLILRYLHISTKVWDVNEQKKVKNEEFYKVPCWTNDPKDVLNHIIFIKSDEYLDNVLHVQDGQTRTLPDVLQASIGVVVVGGVNLALNYATDIPRVAQVLLRATSLSSNVQVIEGEFPIYTDGHIDLCTMHLNLKKKEGHQEEVVKLTLTVSALRQATADANQVHDEGVYCKMTKGCVKDSKMSTAQLELYSENRELFDKLVDERVAESEAEYPTMDPMLLLCSKKESPLNLQDIGVGLVC